GAGGCCCAGCAGGTAGGTCTTGAGCACCTGGATCCACGGATCACTGCCAAACGAGTCGGCCTTGCTGCCGGTGACCAGGTAGGCATCGAAGCGCTCCGAGTCGTCCGGGTAGTCGCCCTGCATGACGTTATGGATGACGAACTGCGCCTCGATGGGTTGCCCCGAGAACAGCACTTCGAACATGTGCCCGTAGCCGCGGTAGGGGTCGACCAGTTCGGGGCGCAGAATGTCGGTTTCCAGAATGCAGATGCGTAACGACATGAAAAGTAACCTGAAACGGTAAAGGGAAATGATTCAGCGCGCCCAGCCTGCCCGCATACCCATGGCAACGCAAGGGCCATTGCGCACGCCCATTGCGGCGACAGGTATTGCAGAGTCGCTTCCAGCCCCTGTCAGACGGCTGGATTTCTGCCAACCTGATTCCATCGAGCGACAACCCGGCTCAGCAGACGAACGGTATGGCCAATGGCGAGGCGTCTAGCCAAAGCATCGGCTGCGGTCCCGACAATCTTTGATAATTTTTGAAGCTTAAAACATGAGCCGAAAGATCAAAGCATTCTAAATCTCATGAAACCCGGGCTCTAAGGTTAAATCAGTCATTACATGGCCTTTCGGGGCCGGGGTGGGCAGATTCGCAGATCAACAACGATTTTCGGAGCTTCCCACCGGGCAGGGCGCAACAACATCGCTTAGTGCGCCGGCGGATCGCGGACAGGAAAACGCGCCCCACCTGCCCATCGCAGCACTCTTCCCCTGGTGGGCCAAAAGCTCGGCTTCTCGGCCCTTCGGGTTGTGCAGGAATAACAACAAAAGGCAGTCAGCCATGTTCAAGTATTCGAAACTTCGTCAGGCGGGGCTCATTCTGTTCGGAACCATCCTGGTGCTCATCGTACCGAATCTCTCGCGCCTGTTCGGCTGAAACGGCAAACCCCTGTCGGTCGGCAACCGTCTGTGCCACCCTGTCTGGAAGGACCAACGGAGACAGACTCATGCACAGATGGATAGCCCTCGCCGTGTTGACCTGGAGCATCAGCGCTCATGCGGGGGACGTGACCCAGGCCGCGGCTGTGGCCGCGCTGAAGGAAGGTCGGCTGGCCGTGGACGTGCGCAGCCAGATCGAGTACGACGCCGGCACCGTCCTCAATGCCGTGCGGGTCGACCCGGTACGACTGGTCAATCAGATGAAGCAGGTGCTGACCGATCGCAATACGGTATTCGTGATCTTCGCCAGCACCAACGAAAAAGCCGACAAGTACCAGGATCGCCTGAACAAGGCCGGCTATCTGAGCGTGATCAACGGCGGTAACTACGAAGAGCTGCACAACGCGCTCTACGACATCACCGACGACCCTGCCGAATGATCGCAGACAGGCCCGGGCCGCCTTGCTGGCGACCGGGCCTGTTGTTCACTGATGCTGTGTCTGGCCCATGGGCGGTGCCGGCTCGACCAGCACCTTGGCGTGCATCTGCTCGAAGCCACCGC
The Pseudomonas sp. DTU_2021_1001937_2_SI_NGA_ILE_001 DNA segment above includes these coding regions:
- a CDS encoding rhodanese-like domain-containing protein → MHRWIALAVLTWSISAHAGDVTQAAAVAALKEGRLAVDVRSQIEYDAGTVLNAVRVDPVRLVNQMKQVLTDRNTVFVIFASTNEKADKYQDRLNKAGYLSVINGGNYEELHNALYDITDDPAE